A portion of the Drosophila sechellia strain sech25 chromosome 2R, ASM438219v1, whole genome shotgun sequence genome contains these proteins:
- the LOC6615750 gene encoding high affinity cAMP-specific and IBMX-insensitive 3',5'-cyclic phosphodiesterase 8 isoform X1: MRNCLPKFSKVFRRKSSAKSSSSSAGRENPSNEPDSDTEPYAIAIAAISDRSGDNRNERPRPLPDDDSIRSRLISAAHLDLDLGLELDSNSTAVTTNGGLRPKSEGSCPEMKVETISAATSPPPPRPLHGTPGPVTISLPFVGRNSSKTPEEMELEYEANVEAESRDIMTPLRRNTRPLSVSFGGGGGGGVGGGRNALQPEIVEAIRSLDVPALRLNNLSFDGSTDQKGERSRAEEEPLTPDHDHEDSVVLRRKVICLERKAHSLYERRLPRVPKLHLLVAGKKNPPTEEEEFRTFQRNLMDLKYPTVLPPNPPLKALLVFHKSDSICEAITAACQRHQLDVTLVKSKEEALDTLQKSYATAQCYHLIIIDARSFKNLDAEHIARTIRHTHGHHLTTIIAVCKKSFFEKDDVLIALLDAGVNRCVAETTNLAMCSVELKQILHSIIRPHNVMSTQQALYTALHRLKEVVLITDDLLRIQYANRATERLLNMRLDEIISKQLEDIFVSDLSTISEQCKNIKEFDGILTVRRKSQEGIPMHVRVVPVACIGSAPTHLIFNFDVPGGQMDFIATLPQPKEAPRGSLHSVRRCSFDVRSIASDGLRRTSLAKLTSLPLEAPITKIINLLSQVQENCSADEARLIDKVLEFLKREGLYSPQMKEIRTDDPIATDLIGALLTGPSVYSSRRSSNDSIIRTGSSTRTAAIVPAKMKSNPIIMELLDESLSWDFDIFKLEEITDYHPLLYLGMEMFRRFDVFATLNIDENVCKAWLAVIEAHYRKSNTYHNSTHAADVMQATGAFITQLTNKDMLVMDRMEEATALIAAAAHDVDHPGRSSAFLCNSNDALAVLYNDLTVLENHHAAITFKLTLGDDKINIFKNLDKETYKSARSTIIDMILATEMTRHFEHLAKFVSVFGGEEPRDHNPQTDEETSILMRRMLIKVADVSNPARPMQFCIEWARRIAEEYFMQTDEEKQRHLPIVMPMFDRATCSIPKSQIGFIEYIIQDMMHAWESFIDMPQLITYMQINYSQWKKYDEQGVNTLAEIMAKQPPVGKMANSK; this comes from the exons ATGCGCAACTGCTTGCCAAAATTCAGCAAAGTCTTTCGCCGCAAGTCCTCCGCGAAGTCCTCCTCTTCGTCGGCCGGCCGAGAGAATCCGTCGAACGAGCCGGACTCTGATACGGAGCCGTATGCCATAGCCATCGCGGCTATATCCGATCGGAGTGGAGATAACCGTAATGAAAGACCAAGACCGCTGCCAGATGACGATAGCATTCGCAGCCGGCTGATAAGCGCTGCtcatttggatttggatttgggttTGGAATTGGACTCGAATTCAACGGCAGTGACGACCAACGGAGGCCTTCGGCCAAAGAGCGAGGGTTCCTGCCCGGAAATGAAAGTGGAAACGATTTCGGCGGCCACGTCTCCGCCTCCGCCGCGGCCTCTGCATGGCACTCCAGGTCCAGTGACCATTTCCCTGCCATTTGTGGGACGGAATTCGAGTAAAACGCCCGAGGAAATGGAGCTGGAATACGAGGCGAATGTGGAGGCCGAAAGTCGTGACATAATGACCCCCCTGCGCCGCAACACAAGGCCGCTGAGCGTGTCCttcggcggaggaggaggaggaggagtcgGAGGAGGGCGCAATGCACTGCAGCCGGAAATAGTCGAGGCCATACGCAGCCTGGACGTCCCGGCCCTCCGCTTGAACAATCTGAGCTTCGACGGGAGCACAGACCAGAAGGGGGAAAGGAGTCGTGCAGAGGAGGAGCCCCTGACACCGGACCACGACCATGAGGACTCGGTGGTCCTTCGGCGCAAGGTCATCTGCCTGGAGCGCAAGGCACACAGTCTGTACGAGCGCCGATTGCCCAGGGTGCCGAAACTCCACCTCCTGGTGGCTGGCAAGAAGAATCCGCCgacggaggaggaggagttccGCACTTTCCAG CGAAATCTCATGGACCTGAAGTATCCAACCGTGCTACCACCGAATCCCCCACTTAAG GCCCTCCTGGTTTTCCACAAGTCGGACAGCATCTGCGAGGCGATCACCGCGGCGTGCCAGCGCCACCAGCTGGACGTCACGCTGGTCAAGTCCAAGGAGGAGGCCCTGGACACCCTGCAGAAGTCGTACGCCACCGCCCAGTGCTACCACCTAATCATAATTGATGCGCGCTCTTTCAAGAACCTGGATGCGGAGCACATTGCGAG AACCATTCGTCACACACACGGCCACCATTTAACGACAATAATTGCAGTCTGCAAGAAGAG TTTCTTCGAAAAGGATGATGTGCTAATTGCTCTATTGGACGCTGGCGTTAATAGA TGCGTAGCGGAGACGACCAACCTGGCCATGTGCAGTGTGGAACTGAAGCAGATACTGCACTCCATCATCCGGCCGCACAATGTCATGTCCACTCAACAG GCCCTCTACACGGCTCTGCACCGGCTAAAGGAGGTGGTGCTCATCACGGACGACTTGCTGCGGATTCAGTACGCGAACCGTGCCACCGAGAGGCTGCTCAACATGCGGCTG GACGAGATCATTAGCAAGCAGCTGGAGGACATATTTGTGTCGGACCTCTCCACCATCAGCGAGCAGTGCAAGAACATCAAGGAGTTCGATGGCATCCTGACCGTGCGTCGCAAGAGCCAGGAGGGCATACCCATGCACGTGCGCGTCGTGCCGGTGGCCTGCATAGGCAG CGCCCCCACGCACCTGATTTTCAACTTTGATGTGCCCGGCGGGCAGATGGACTTCATAGCCACGCTGCCGCAGCCCAAAGAGGCGCCTCGGGGCTCCCTGCACTCGGTGCGGCGCTGCAGCTTTGATGTCCGCTCCATCGCCTCGGACGGACTGCGGAGGACGAGCTTGGCCAAGCTGACGTCGCTGCCACTGGAGGCACCCATCACTAAA ATAATCAATTTACTATCACAAGTACAGGAGAATTGTTCGGCCGATGAGGCGCGTCTCATAGACAAGGTCTTGGAGTTCCTGAAGCGCGAGGGACTCTACAGTCCGCAGATGAAGGAGATACGAACGGACGATCCCATAGCCACCGATCTAATCGGTGCCCTGCTAACA GGTCCCAGCGTGTACTCATCGCGCCGCAGCTCGAATGACTCCATCATACGCACTGGCAGCTCCACGAGAACTGCCGCCATTGTGCCCGCCAAAATGAAG TCCAACCCCATTATCATGGAACTACTTGACGAATCTCTCAGCTGGGACTTtgatattttcaaattggAGGAGATCACCGACTACCACCCGCTGCTCTACCTGGGCATGGAGATGTTCCGTCGCTTCGACGTCTTTGCCACCCTGAACATCGATGAAAACGTGTGCAAGGCGTGGTTGGCAGTGATTGAAGCCCACTACCGCAAGAGCAACACATATCACAACAGCACCCATGCCGCGGATGTGATGCAG GCCACTGGCGCATTTATCACCCAACTAACCAACAAGGATATGCTGGTGATGGATCGCATGGAGGAGGCGACTGCCTTGatcgccgccgccgcccacGACGTGGATCATCCTGGTCGCTCATCCGCCTTCTTGTGCAACTCCAACGACGCCCTGGCCGTTCTATACAATGATCTGACAGTGCTGGAGAACCATCACGCGGCAATAACCTTTAAACTGACACTGG GCGACGACAAGATCAACATTTTCAAGAACCTGGACAAGGAGACATACAAGTCGGCCCGCAGCACCATCATCGACATGATCCTGGCCACCGAGATGACCCGCCACTTTGAGCACCTGGCCAAGTTCGTGAGCGTCTTTGGCGGCGAGGAGCCGCGTGAT CACAACCCCCAGACGGATGAGGAGACGTCCATACTCATGCGTCGCATGCTGATCAAGGTGGCCGATGTGAGCAATCCCGCCAGGCCGATGCAGTTTTGCATCGAGTGGGCCCGCCGCATAGCCGAGGAGTACTTCATGCAGACGGACGAGGAGAAGCAGCGCCACCTGCCCATCGTGATGCCGATGTTCGATCGGGCCACCTGCAGCATACCAAAGAGCCAGATCGGCTTCATCGAATACATCATACAGGACATGATGCACGCCTGGGAGA GCTTCATCGACATGCCGCAGCTGATCACCTACATGCAGATCAACTACTCGCAGTGGAAGAAGTACGACGAGCAGGGCGTCAACACGCTGGCGGAGATCATGGCCAAGCAGCCACCGGTGGGCAAGATGGCGAACTCCAAATAG
- the LOC6615750 gene encoding high affinity cAMP-specific and IBMX-insensitive 3',5'-cyclic phosphodiesterase 8 isoform X2, with protein sequence MRNCLPKFSKVFRRKSSAKSSSSSAGRENPSNEPDSDTEPYAIAIAAISDRSGDNRNERPRPLPDDDSIRSRLISAAHLDLDLGLELDSNSTAVTTNGGLRPKSEGSCPEMKVETISAATSPPPPRPLHGTPGPVTISLPFVGRNSSKTPEEMELEYEANVEAESRDIMTPLRRNTRPLSVSFGGGGGGGVGGGRNALQPEIVEAIRSLDVPALRLNNLSFDGSTDQKGERSRAEEEPLTPDHDHEDSVVLRRKVICLERKAHSLYERRLPRVPKLHLLVAGKKNPPTEEEEFRTFQRNLMDLKYPTVLPPNPPLKALLVFHKSDSICEAITAACQRHQLDVTLVKSKEEALDTLQKSYATAQCYHLIIIDARSFKNLDAEHIARTIRHTHGHHLTTIIAVCKKSFFEKDDVLIALLDAGVNRCVAETTNLAMCSVELKQILHSIIRPHNVMSTQQALYTALHRLKEVVLITDDLLRIQYANRATERLLNMRLDEIISKQLEDIFVSDLSTISEQCKNIKEFDGILTVRRKSQEGIPMHVRVVPVACIGSAPTHLIFNFDVPGGQMDFIATLPQPKEAPRGSLHSVRRCSFDVRSIASDGLRRTSLAKLTSLPLEAPITKENCSADEARLIDKVLEFLKREGLYSPQMKEIRTDDPIATDLIGALLTGPSVYSSRRSSNDSIIRTGSSTRTAAIVPAKMKSNPIIMELLDESLSWDFDIFKLEEITDYHPLLYLGMEMFRRFDVFATLNIDENVCKAWLAVIEAHYRKSNTYHNSTHAADVMQATGAFITQLTNKDMLVMDRMEEATALIAAAAHDVDHPGRSSAFLCNSNDALAVLYNDLTVLENHHAAITFKLTLGDDKINIFKNLDKETYKSARSTIIDMILATEMTRHFEHLAKFVSVFGGEEPRDHNPQTDEETSILMRRMLIKVADVSNPARPMQFCIEWARRIAEEYFMQTDEEKQRHLPIVMPMFDRATCSIPKSQIGFIEYIIQDMMHAWESFIDMPQLITYMQINYSQWKKYDEQGVNTLAEIMAKQPPVGKMANSK encoded by the exons ATGCGCAACTGCTTGCCAAAATTCAGCAAAGTCTTTCGCCGCAAGTCCTCCGCGAAGTCCTCCTCTTCGTCGGCCGGCCGAGAGAATCCGTCGAACGAGCCGGACTCTGATACGGAGCCGTATGCCATAGCCATCGCGGCTATATCCGATCGGAGTGGAGATAACCGTAATGAAAGACCAAGACCGCTGCCAGATGACGATAGCATTCGCAGCCGGCTGATAAGCGCTGCtcatttggatttggatttgggttTGGAATTGGACTCGAATTCAACGGCAGTGACGACCAACGGAGGCCTTCGGCCAAAGAGCGAGGGTTCCTGCCCGGAAATGAAAGTGGAAACGATTTCGGCGGCCACGTCTCCGCCTCCGCCGCGGCCTCTGCATGGCACTCCAGGTCCAGTGACCATTTCCCTGCCATTTGTGGGACGGAATTCGAGTAAAACGCCCGAGGAAATGGAGCTGGAATACGAGGCGAATGTGGAGGCCGAAAGTCGTGACATAATGACCCCCCTGCGCCGCAACACAAGGCCGCTGAGCGTGTCCttcggcggaggaggaggaggaggagtcgGAGGAGGGCGCAATGCACTGCAGCCGGAAATAGTCGAGGCCATACGCAGCCTGGACGTCCCGGCCCTCCGCTTGAACAATCTGAGCTTCGACGGGAGCACAGACCAGAAGGGGGAAAGGAGTCGTGCAGAGGAGGAGCCCCTGACACCGGACCACGACCATGAGGACTCGGTGGTCCTTCGGCGCAAGGTCATCTGCCTGGAGCGCAAGGCACACAGTCTGTACGAGCGCCGATTGCCCAGGGTGCCGAAACTCCACCTCCTGGTGGCTGGCAAGAAGAATCCGCCgacggaggaggaggagttccGCACTTTCCAG CGAAATCTCATGGACCTGAAGTATCCAACCGTGCTACCACCGAATCCCCCACTTAAG GCCCTCCTGGTTTTCCACAAGTCGGACAGCATCTGCGAGGCGATCACCGCGGCGTGCCAGCGCCACCAGCTGGACGTCACGCTGGTCAAGTCCAAGGAGGAGGCCCTGGACACCCTGCAGAAGTCGTACGCCACCGCCCAGTGCTACCACCTAATCATAATTGATGCGCGCTCTTTCAAGAACCTGGATGCGGAGCACATTGCGAG AACCATTCGTCACACACACGGCCACCATTTAACGACAATAATTGCAGTCTGCAAGAAGAG TTTCTTCGAAAAGGATGATGTGCTAATTGCTCTATTGGACGCTGGCGTTAATAGA TGCGTAGCGGAGACGACCAACCTGGCCATGTGCAGTGTGGAACTGAAGCAGATACTGCACTCCATCATCCGGCCGCACAATGTCATGTCCACTCAACAG GCCCTCTACACGGCTCTGCACCGGCTAAAGGAGGTGGTGCTCATCACGGACGACTTGCTGCGGATTCAGTACGCGAACCGTGCCACCGAGAGGCTGCTCAACATGCGGCTG GACGAGATCATTAGCAAGCAGCTGGAGGACATATTTGTGTCGGACCTCTCCACCATCAGCGAGCAGTGCAAGAACATCAAGGAGTTCGATGGCATCCTGACCGTGCGTCGCAAGAGCCAGGAGGGCATACCCATGCACGTGCGCGTCGTGCCGGTGGCCTGCATAGGCAG CGCCCCCACGCACCTGATTTTCAACTTTGATGTGCCCGGCGGGCAGATGGACTTCATAGCCACGCTGCCGCAGCCCAAAGAGGCGCCTCGGGGCTCCCTGCACTCGGTGCGGCGCTGCAGCTTTGATGTCCGCTCCATCGCCTCGGACGGACTGCGGAGGACGAGCTTGGCCAAGCTGACGTCGCTGCCACTGGAGGCACCCATCACTAAA GAGAATTGTTCGGCCGATGAGGCGCGTCTCATAGACAAGGTCTTGGAGTTCCTGAAGCGCGAGGGACTCTACAGTCCGCAGATGAAGGAGATACGAACGGACGATCCCATAGCCACCGATCTAATCGGTGCCCTGCTAACA GGTCCCAGCGTGTACTCATCGCGCCGCAGCTCGAATGACTCCATCATACGCACTGGCAGCTCCACGAGAACTGCCGCCATTGTGCCCGCCAAAATGAAG TCCAACCCCATTATCATGGAACTACTTGACGAATCTCTCAGCTGGGACTTtgatattttcaaattggAGGAGATCACCGACTACCACCCGCTGCTCTACCTGGGCATGGAGATGTTCCGTCGCTTCGACGTCTTTGCCACCCTGAACATCGATGAAAACGTGTGCAAGGCGTGGTTGGCAGTGATTGAAGCCCACTACCGCAAGAGCAACACATATCACAACAGCACCCATGCCGCGGATGTGATGCAG GCCACTGGCGCATTTATCACCCAACTAACCAACAAGGATATGCTGGTGATGGATCGCATGGAGGAGGCGACTGCCTTGatcgccgccgccgcccacGACGTGGATCATCCTGGTCGCTCATCCGCCTTCTTGTGCAACTCCAACGACGCCCTGGCCGTTCTATACAATGATCTGACAGTGCTGGAGAACCATCACGCGGCAATAACCTTTAAACTGACACTGG GCGACGACAAGATCAACATTTTCAAGAACCTGGACAAGGAGACATACAAGTCGGCCCGCAGCACCATCATCGACATGATCCTGGCCACCGAGATGACCCGCCACTTTGAGCACCTGGCCAAGTTCGTGAGCGTCTTTGGCGGCGAGGAGCCGCGTGAT CACAACCCCCAGACGGATGAGGAGACGTCCATACTCATGCGTCGCATGCTGATCAAGGTGGCCGATGTGAGCAATCCCGCCAGGCCGATGCAGTTTTGCATCGAGTGGGCCCGCCGCATAGCCGAGGAGTACTTCATGCAGACGGACGAGGAGAAGCAGCGCCACCTGCCCATCGTGATGCCGATGTTCGATCGGGCCACCTGCAGCATACCAAAGAGCCAGATCGGCTTCATCGAATACATCATACAGGACATGATGCACGCCTGGGAGA GCTTCATCGACATGCCGCAGCTGATCACCTACATGCAGATCAACTACTCGCAGTGGAAGAAGTACGACGAGCAGGGCGTCAACACGCTGGCGGAGATCATGGCCAAGCAGCCACCGGTGGGCAAGATGGCGAACTCCAAATAG